A single window of Coffea eugenioides isolate CCC68of chromosome 7, Ceug_1.0, whole genome shotgun sequence DNA harbors:
- the LOC113778010 gene encoding uncharacterized protein LOC113778010 has protein sequence MFDFGDEFVIESQSVPWLIWAQLLVTILLVVILFFGFSIFALDRFNNPSCSSASSSSQSHGKDALLNKSSSSHGSKVEESQSSQRETEASAYKATIGEEIEERDEASVKDIALLRLLGQGNHPCHYMNLAKQAILKCFGLGYTSERSHSCKHRKED, from the exons ATGTTCGATTTTGGTGATGAATTTGTGATTGAGAGCCAGAGTGTTCCATGGCTTATATGGGCTCAGTTACTTGTCACGATTCTTCTTGTTGTTATACTTTTTTTTGGATTCAGCATCTTTGCTTTGGATCGATTCAACAATCCCTCCTGCAGCTCAGCATCTTCTTCCTCTCAATCCCATGGCAAAGACGCTTTGCTCAATAAATCCAGCTCTTCACATGGCTCTAAG GTTGAAGAAAGTCAAAGCAGTCAAAGGGAGACGGAGGCAAGTGCATATAAAGCTACCATAggagaagaaattgaagaaagagaTGAAGCGTCAGTAAAGGATATAGCCCTTCTGAGGCTTTTGGGACAGGGAAACCACCCCTGCCATTATATGAATCTTGCTAAACAGGCTATTCTCAAGTGTTTTGGCTTAGGTTATACCTCTGAGAGATCTCACAGTTGTAAACATCGAAAGGAAGACTAA